CGCGCTGCGCGCCCATGTTCTCCTTGTCCGTCGCGGCTTGCTTGCGGAGCTGCTCGCCCTGCTCCTTCAGCTCCTCGAGCCGCTTCAGCTCGGCGGTGAGCTTGCGCGCCCGCTCCGCCTCGCCCGCGCTCGTCTGCTCGACCGGACCCCCGAGCGCGACGCCGCCGCTCTTGCTCTCGCGCGTGGCGGTTAGGATCGTCGCGTTCGAGGCGCCGGGGCGGAGGTTGAGCGCCATGACGATGGGCTTCCGCGACTCCTTCGCCTGATCGGCCCAGCCCGCGGCCGCGACCTGCTCGCGGTGCACGGTGTCGAAGTACGGATCGTACCGCGTGTCGCCCGATTGATAGAGCTGGCCTTGCGACGTCTTCGTCTCGCCGAAGAAGAGCGAGCAGCCTGCGATCGGGAGCGCGAGGGCGGCGGAGAGGAGGAGCGCGAGAGGTGTCTTCATCATGGCTGGCGCGGACAGGTGATCGGCGTGACGTGGACCTCGAAGCTGTTCCTCCCCTTCGCGGAGAGGAACGCGACGACGCCGCGCCCGTCGGCGTTGAGCGCGATCGCCGGCTGGCCGGCGTTGTCGTTCGCGCCGGAGATCGTGAGCGGCGCGCCGGACGGTGAGCCGTCGGCCCCGAAGGTGAGGGCGCGCACTTGATGGCTCGTCGCGGAGCCCTCCGTCCACGCGAGGAGGAAGCGGCCGCCGCCGAGCGACGCGACGCTCGGGGACATCGCGTTGTCGCCCTGGCCGCCGTCGGGCACCGTGAACGGCGTCGCTTCGTCGGCGGCGCCGTGCGGCTTCACGCTCGTCCAGCGGATCGACCATTGTTCGCCGGTGCTCGCGCGATCGGCCCACGCGACGACGACGCGATCGCCCGTCGACGTGAGCGACGGTGAGCCGAGGGTCCCCCTCTCCTGACCGAGCCCCTCGATCTTGGAGAGATCGCCGTCCGGCTCGAGCACCCCTTCGCCGCGCGCGACGCCGACGCGGATGTTGCTCCCGTGCCGGAACGTCAGCGCGACGCCGCGGCGATCGGCGAGCGGGATCGCGCGGAGCGCCTCGGGCGTCGCCTCGCCGTCGAGGGCGAAGAGCCTCGCCGAGCTGTCCTTGCCGCGCGGCGCCCAGACGACCTGACCATCGGCGATGCCGACGTCGACCGGCGGGCTCGTCGCCACGCTCCGGCGCATCGCGAGGCGGTCACCTTTGCGATCGACGTCGGCGAACGCCGCGAGCTTCGTGCCGTTGAGGAACGGCGTGACGCGACGCACGTCGCCGCCCGGCGGCTTCGTGCGGACGGTCGACATCGGCGCGAGCGACGCCGCGTCGAGCATCGTCGCGACCGCGTCGTGGCTCGACGCCGCGAACCCGATCCCGAGCGCGCTGCCGAGCGCCTGTCCCTCGATCGCGGCGCCGCTCACCGCGCGCGGCGCGATCAGCTTCGGATCGCCGGCGACGGTGCAGTCGCCGAGCACGGGCGACGAGGGGGGTGGGGCAGGCGGCGGCGGCGCGCTCACCGTCGTCGTCACGACCGGCGACGACGAGACCTCGGGCGGCGGGGCCGCCGACGCACGAGCGGACGCCGACGCGCTCGGCGTCGTCTTCGCCGAGGCGGAGCCGCCGCTCGCGAGGCCGATGATCGTGCCGAACAGGCCGAGCACGACGAGGAGCGAGAGCACGCCCGCGCCGATGAGGAGCGGTTTGTTCTTCGGCGCCTCGCCCGCGCGGAGCGCCTTGATGTCCGCGACGAGCCGATCGACGACGTTCGGCGGAGGATCGTGGAGGAAGAGCGGTCCGTCGAGCGGGGGGCTCGCTCGGCGCTCCGTCGGCGCGTTGCGGCGCCCGAACGGCAGCCTCGCGCTCGACGGCGGCGCGCCCGGCGGCGCGGCGAGGTGCGAGAGATCGGGCGACGAGCCCGACTCGAGGAGCGAGCCGCTCAGCTCCTCGATCCCGGAGTGCGGCGCAGGGAAGGCCGGCGCCGGCATTCCGATCGTCGTCGGGATGCTCTGCACCGGCGGCGCCGGCGCGGGCATCGGAGCCATCGGCGCCGGCGCGGCCGCGAACGCGGGCGAGCCGCCGATCTGCGTCGGGATGTTCTGCGACGACGGCGGATGGATCGACGGCATCTTCGCCGGCACCGGCACGTAGCGCGGCGGCGGCGGGGGCTCCGGCTCGGGCGACGCGGGCGCGACGCTCGCCGGCACCGGCGCCATCGACTCGGAGCGCTTCTCGTAGTCCTGCTGCACCGCGACCATCGCGAGCGGCGGCGGCGGGATGTTGAGGACGACGCCGTGCGCGCCGCCGAGCGACGCCGACGTGAGCTCCGGCACCTCGTGCGCCGACTGCCAGCTCGCCCACCCCGGCTTCCAGACCGGCGTGTTCGGCGCGATGTGCCCGCCCGCGAGCGCGGCGCGGAGCTCGTCCAGCCGCACTCGGCGCTGCTGACCATCGGGGTCCGCCCACCGCCAGACGTCGTTGCTCATAGCGCCCGTCTCGGATCATAACGCGAGTCCATCACGGCATGCGAGAACGAGGGAGAACACGCGCCGCGCGCCCACTTCATGAAGTGACCGCGCGCACGCGGTCAACGTCGACCCGGTGGTACGTACGTCGTCCACGAGGAGAACCGCGCGGTCGCGCACGTCTTTCGGCGATCGCGCGCGGAACGCGCCGGCGAGGTTGGTGAGGCGCGCCGCCCGATCGAGCGACGACTGCATCGGTGTATCACGCACACGTTCGAGCGACCGCGCCGCGAGAGGCCGTCCGATCGCGCCCGCGATCGGTCGAGCGAGGAGCGCGGCCTGGTTGTACCCGCGCTCGAGCAACCGCTGCCGGTGGATCGGCACCGGCACCACCACGTCGACGGGGAGCGCGCGCGCGAGCGGGATCATCACGCGCGCGAGCCGCGGGGCGAGATCGGCGCGGCCTTGGAACTTCATCCGCACGATCGCCTCCGCCACCGCGCCGCCGTACGCGAGCGGGCCGTCACGCGACGTGGCGGGCAGGGCGGAGACCGCGCAGGCCGGGCAGAAGAGGACCGCCGCCCCGACCGGCGCGTCGCACGCCGCGCATCCGCTCGGCGCGACCACCTCTGCCAACATGCCGACGAGCGCGCGGAGCGAGAGCACCGCCCGCGCATCGACCGGCTGCTCAGACGGTTGCGTGCTCTTCGACCGTGCGCGCGAACAAGAGGTGGTCCTCCCAGCGGCCCGCGATCTGCAAGTAACGCTCGGCGTACCCCTCCCGCCGGAAGCCGAGCTTCTCGATGACGCGGAGGCTCGCCGCGTTGCGCGGCATGATCGCCGCTTGCACGCGGTGGAGCGCCGCGGCGCCGAAGGCGAAGTCGAGCACGGCGCGGATCCCCTCGGTGCAGAGGCCGCCGCCCTGGTTGTCGACGTCCATCCAGTAGCCGAGGTACGCGCCGTGCATCGCCCCGCGCATGACGCCGCTCAGCGCGATCTTGCCGACGAAGCGCGACGGATCCTCGCGCCGCGCGAGCATGAACGCGAACGAGCGTCCCGTCT
This genomic stretch from Labilithrix sp. harbors:
- a CDS encoding DUF4339 domain-containing protein; this translates as MSNDVWRWADPDGQQRRVRLDELRAALAGGHIAPNTPVWKPGWASWQSAHEVPELTSASLGGAHGVVLNIPPPPLAMVAVQQDYEKRSESMAPVPASVAPASPEPEPPPPPRYVPVPAKMPSIHPPSSQNIPTQIGGSPAFAAAPAPMAPMPAPAPPVQSIPTTIGMPAPAFPAPHSGIEELSGSLLESGSSPDLSHLAAPPGAPPSSARLPFGRRNAPTERRASPPLDGPLFLHDPPPNVVDRLVADIKALRAGEAPKNKPLLIGAGVLSLLVVLGLFGTIIGLASGGSASAKTTPSASASARASAAPPPEVSSSPVVTTTVSAPPPPAPPPSSPVLGDCTVAGDPKLIAPRAVSGAAIEGQALGSALGIGFAASSHDAVATMLDAASLAPMSTVRTKPPGGDVRRVTPFLNGTKLAAFADVDRKGDRLAMRRSVATSPPVDVGIADGQVVWAPRGKDSSARLFALDGEATPEALRAIPLADRRGVALTFRHGSNIRVGVARGEGVLEPDGDLSKIEGLGQERGTLGSPSLTSTGDRVVVAWADRASTGEQWSIRWTSVKPHGAADEATPFTVPDGGQGDNAMSPSVASLGGGRFLLAWTEGSATSHQVRALTFGADGSPSGAPLTISGANDNAGQPAIALNADGRGVVAFLSAKGRNSFEVHVTPITCPRQP
- a CDS encoding GNAT family N-acetyltransferase — protein: MIPPLSIRLLTERLILRPPRTGDVGELRRVLRYNQAHLKPWNPAPRPGEDPTSITEVSNTVLRQRREWKTGRSFAFMLARREDPSRFVGKIALSGVMRGAMHGAYLGYWMDVDNQGGGLCTEGIRAVLDFAFGAAALHRVQAAIMPRNAASLRVIEKLGFRREGYAERYLQIAGRWEDHLLFARTVEEHATV
- a CDS encoding ComF family protein, producing MLAEVVAPSGCAACDAPVGAAVLFCPACAVSALPATSRDGPLAYGGAVAEAIVRMKFQGRADLAPRLARVMIPLARALPVDVVVPVPIHRQRLLERGYNQAALLARPIAGAIGRPLAARSLERVRDTPMQSSLDRAARLTNLAGAFRARSPKDVRDRAVLLVDDVRTTGSTLTACARSLHEVGARRVFSLVLACRDGLAL